Below is a genomic region from Brucella sp. BE17.
ATGAATATCGCAAATTCTGCAGCAGCAACTTTATCGTTTGACGATATGATATTAGAACAGGGGAGAGAAATCTCCCGCAAGCTCAACTTGCTGCGCCATGAAAACTTCCCACCAAATGCCCGAAAAAATTTGCGACAGTTCTCCATGGCGGAAGCGGCTTACTTTCTAGGTGTCTCGCCGAGCAATCTTAAGAAACTGCACCTGGAAGGTAAGGGGGTCGAGCCGATTATCCTCTCGGGAGGTCGGCGCGCCTATACGGTTGAGCAAGTACAGGAATTGCGTCAATGGCTGGACCAAAACGGCAGAGCTGAAGTAAAGCGTTACGTACCGCATCGGCGGTTGCATGAAAAAATGCAGGTTATCGGCGTTGTCAATTTCAAGGGTGGTTCAGGAAAAACAACGACCGCCGCCCATCTTGCGCAGCATATGGCGCTTACCGGTCACCGCGTGCTAGCGATTGATCTCGATCCGCAGGCATCGCTTTCGGCTTTGCACGGTATTCAGCCGGAACTCGACGAGTTCCCTTCACTGTACGAAGCTATTCGTTACGATTCCGAAAAGAAACCCATACGGGATATCATCCGTCAGACGAATTTTCCGGGCCTAGATATCATTCCTGCCATGCTGGAGCTTCAGGAATACGAGTATGACACGCCTTTAGCCATGCAGAATGGCGGCGAAGGCAAGACATTCTGGAACCGCATTGCCCGCACGCTGGCAGAAGTCGACGATACATATGATGTTGTCATCATTGATTGCCCGCCCCAGCTTGGATATCTGACACTAACAGCGCTGTCGGCAGCCACATCGGTGCTCATTACAGTGCATCCGCAGATGTTAGATCTTATGTCCATGTCACAGTTTCTACTGATGCTCGGCGACATTCTGAAGACTGTTCGTCAGGCAGGTGGGACCGTGCATCTCGACTGGTTCCGCTACCTGATTACCCGCTATGAACCTACCGATGTACCGCAAGCACAGATGGTGGGTTTCATGCAAAGCATGCTGGCTTCACACATGCTTCAGCATCAAATGTTGAAATCGACGGCTATATCAGATGCAGGGCTTACCAAACAGACACTGTATGAAGTCGAGCGCTCCTCCATGAACCGCGTAACTTATGATCGGGCAATGGAATCAATGGAATCGGTTAATTCAGAAATACGTGGGCTGATTCATGCGGCATGGGGGCGATAGACTGCCGTCTAAATCGGCAAATTCATAACAAGATCAAATAAATAATCCTATTGAGACCGAGAAAATGGCACGGAAGAACATCTTTGAAAGCGTGATGCGCGATGAACCAGTAGCAGAGCAGGCTGTGCCTCCCGCTGGTGCTGTTTCGCGTCGGTTCGGTGCTGCGAAATCGCTCTCTGCCTCAATTGATGAACTTGCAAAACAGGCCTCCTGGAAACTCGACGGGGAAACCGTCGTCGAGCTTGACCCCAATGGTCTTGATGAATCCTTTGTCGCTGACCGTCTGCCCGATACGGACGATGAAGATTATAAGAGCCTTCTTGAAGTAATCCGAGAACGTGGGCAGGATAGCCCTATTCTGGTTCGCCCTCATCCGGAAGCCAGTGACCGCTATATGATCGTGTTCGGTCATCGTCGCGCACGGGTTGCTCGGGAACTTGGTATAAAGGTCAAGGCGGTCATCAAGCCGCTTGCTGATCTCGAACACATCTTGAGCCAGGGGCAGGAAAACTCAGCCCGTGCGAACCTGAGTTTTATCGAGAGGGTCCTGTTCGCGGCCCGCCTGGAAGGCCGTGGCTTCGACAGAAATGCCATTCAGGCGGCTCTGACCGTGGATTACCAAACCTTGTCGAAGATGCTGACTATCCCGAAGGCTATTCCCGAGGATATTCTTTTTTCCGTTGGTCCGGCAAAAGGAATTGGCCGTGATCGCTGGCTGGAACTGCGTAAACTCATCGAAATTCCCGGAAAGTTGGACGCTGCGCGAGAACTTCTTGCGACTGATATCTTTAGTAAAGCTACGTCCGGTGAGCGATTTGAACAACTTTACGGTTATCTTAAGGGAAGCACATCCAAAAGGCCCGTGACTAAGGCCGCATCTCGCCCTGGATCGACATGGACTGCATCCGACAGATCGGTAAGCGCTGTCTTCAAACAAAGTGGAAAATCGGCAACGCTTGCCTTGAGTGCCACAAATGGACCGCGCTTTGCGCAATGGCTCTCCCATAATCTGGACGCACTTTATACGGCGTTTCAGGATGATGAAGAGAGATGATTTTTTTGGGAGATGGTACAGGGTTCGTACCTCTGCCGCGTAGCTGAGTATGATTACAGGCGTAAAAACAATTTAGGATAAAGGACAAAGCAGCAAAAGAAAAAGGCCCCCAAACGTCGCCGCGTGGAAGCCCTTCTCATTGGTTTAGCAGCTAGAGAATCGCAAATCCACGAATCACTGTCAAGTGTAATTAGCGTCATTTTTGGCGGGAAGGTTTCTTTTGCCTTGTGAAAGGTAAAGAAAATGGAGATGCAATTGGCCTCGACGCCGTTTGGCAGTCGAAGGATGACGGCTGCCTTGTTTTCAGTACAGCAAAATGTTCAGCAGATGCCACAGGGGCTCAAGGCCGATAAGTGGCAATTGTACAAATGGCTGTGCGAAGCTAAAGATAGCTATGCCGTCAGCGATCGCTCACTGGGCGTGCTCTCAGCTCTTTTATCGTTCCATCCACAACAGGAACTGAGCGCCAGCGATCGCTTGATCGTTTTCCCTTCCAACAAGCACCTGGCTCTGCGTGCCCATGGCATGGCAGATGCCACTTTGCGTCGCCATCTTAGTGCGCTGGTCGAAGCAGGTTTCATAGCGCGTCAGGACAGCCCAAATGGCAAACGTTACGCTCGCCGCGCCAAAGGAGGAGAGATGCAGATCGCATTCGGCTTCTCACTAGCTCCGCTTCTCGCCCGCGCCCATGAGCTGGAAACTGCTGCTGAACGTGTAAGATCAGAAAAGGCAGCGCTGCGTGAATTGCGTGAACGTTTGACGCTGCTACGCCGCGATATTACCAAGCTTATCACTTTCGCCATGACCGAAAACTTATCCGGAAACTGGAATGACATTCATTCCCGCTTTCGAGCTATCGTTGAAACCATTCCGCGTCGTACACAACACAGCACACTGGTTCGTCTGGTTGAATCTATGGAAAGCCTTTTTGCTGAAATAGATAACCTATTGAATAATAATAAGAATGTTGAAATTTTAAGCGGCAATGAATCCCAGAATGAGCGGCAGCAAATTGAATCAAAACCAGATTCTCAATATGAAGAAGTCAACGTTAAGAATTCGAAATCGATATCTGACAAAAGGCTAGTCTCACAAGAACCGGATATTTCCCTCGACATGGTTCTCAGAGCCTGTCCAGAAATCCAGACCTATGCCAGCCATCCAATCCGGCAATGGCACCAACTCATCGAAACAGCTGAGAAAATACGAGGGTTCATCGGTATCGACACAAAGCTTTATTGTCTTGCCAACAAGATGCTAGGAGCCTGTAACACTGCGATTACAATTGCCTACATTCTGGAACGATATGACAACATCCAGTCTCCAGGCGGCTATCTCCGTATATTGACGCAAAAGGCCGCTCTTGGCGAGTTCACGATCAAGGCCGTTGTTGCGGGAGCCTTACATAAAAAATACCGCAGGGAATGACGCATTGTTTACCACTATGGGTTGCATTGACCAACAGTATAAAAGTGGGTTTGAATGTATGAAATCACAAAGAACTCAAGTTTCAATCTGACCGTCTGACCGCTTGACGAGATGGTGTTCAAACGCTTGGAACAGTCCAAAAACGAGAACTGCAAGTGCAGCTACCACAAGACCACCCTGTACGATGAAGGAAAGGTTATTGGAAATAAGTCCGGCGATGATAACTTCGCCCAGCGTCTTCGCGGCAACCGTTGATCCGATCGTCGCCGTCCCCAATCCAATAATTGCCGTCAGCCGGATTCCGGCAAGGATGATAGGGAGGGCAAGAGGCAACTCCACTTTCACCAGGCGCTGTAAGCCGGTCATACCCATACCGCGCGCTGCTTCCACAACTGGGGAGGGGAGCGTGGTCAAGCCGGTCAGCGTATTCTCGAATATAGGCAGCATACCATAGAGAAAAAGTGCGATCAGCGTCGGCTTGTCACCGAAACCGAATATCGGTACCGCAAGCGCCAAAACGGCAACTGGTGGGAAGGTCTGCCCAATATTAACGAGGCTACGAGACAGCGGCAGAAATTCAGCCCCCCATTTGCGTGTAACGAAAATCGCCATGGCAATAGCGATCACTGCAGAGCCGAGGGTTGCAATGGCTACCAATGCCAGATGCTGCAAAGTCAAGATCATCAGGTTGGCGCGGTCATAGATCACCGGCATGCCTTCATCGACAAGGGGACGCAGCAAGGGCTCGAACAGTTGCGGCTTCACGAGAAAGAAAAGCAGTACTACAAAAAGCATGAGGCGCGGCAAAAGCAAGAAGGCTGTTTTCATGTTTCACGCCCGGCCTGCCGCAGCAGACGATCCAGCGTCACACAACCAAGCGGTCGGTTATCACCGTCAAGAACGGGAAGCGCTTTACGCCCCGACCATAAAAGTTCGGCCAACGCATCACGCTGCGAAGCTGTGACGGAGATGGGAGAGCCGGAAGCGTCGCCCGGCTGAAGCACTGTTTTGAGATCGTTAAGCGACAAAAGCCGGAAGGGGCGTTCACCAGTGCCTATCAGCTTTTCCACAAAATCGGTGGCCGGGTGCATCAGAATCTCGGCAGGCGTTCCATATTGCAGAAGCTGGCCGTCGTCCATAACCGCAATGGTATCGCCCAATGAAATAGCTTCTTCCATGTCGTGAGTAACAAGCAGGATGGTGGTGCCAAGACGTCTTTGAATAGACTTGAGATCTTCCTGCGCCTTTGCCCTTATCACCGGATCAAGGGCGCCGAAAGGCTCGTCCATCAAAAGAATATTGGGTCCGGCAGCAAGTGCACGCGCCACGCCAATGCGCTGTTGCTGCCCACCCGACAGTTCATGCGGATAGCGGTCGCGATACTCCTGCGGGTCAAGTTGAAATAGATCAAGAAGTTCATCGACGCGTGCATGAATGCGCTTTTTTGTCCAGCGGAGGAGGGCAGGGACGGTTGCGATATTTTCAGCAACGCTACGGTGCGGGAAAAGCCCGTGCTGTTGGATCGCATAGCCGATATGTCGGCGCAATTCATGGCCCGGCGTGTCGTGATTGTTTTTCCCGTCTATGCGAATTTCGCCGTCCGTGGGCTCGACCAGCCGGTTAACCATGCGCAAAAGCGTCGTCTTGCCGGACCCAGATGTGCCGACAATAGCCACGACGCTGCGCGGTTCCACGGTGAAGCTGACATGATCGACCACCGTGCGGTCCTGATAGGTTTTGGTGATACGGTCGAACTCGATCATACGGGTTTTCCCTATCCCTTTTCTTTATCGGTGATTTCGATGAGTGCGTCGAGAATGGCGCCAGCGGCAAATGCCAGAAGTACGGTCGGCAGCGCACCGAGCAGCACCAGATCCATCGCAGTCTGACCAATGCCCTGAAAGATAAAGACACCAAAACCACCGCCGCCGATCAGTGCAGCAATGGTTGTGAGCCCGATATTCTGCACCATAACGATGCGGATACCGGTGAGAATTACGGGCAAGGCGAGCGGTAGCTCGGTCTTGAACAGGCGCTGCATCCGCGTCATGCCCATACCACGCGCCGCATCGCGGATCGGTTCGGGAACACTGGCAAGGCCTGCCACCGTGTTGGCGACAATCGGCAGCAGCGAATAAAGAAAAAGCGCAATGAAGGCAGGGGCTGTACCGATGCCGCGGATACCGAGACTGGCGGCAAACGGAAATTGTAGCGCAAACCAGCTCAAGGGTGCGATCAGCAGGCCGAACAGCGCCATGGACGGTATGGTCTGGACGATGTTGAGGGTGTTGAGGACCAGGGCGCGCAGTTTCGGGAAGTGATGGCAGAGAAGGCCGAGCGGAATGCCGACCAGCGTAGCGGCTGTGAGCGAGCCGAGCGCAAGTTCGATATGGTTCCGCGCTTCATTCCAGAAACTGTCTGCACGGCCTTGGTACTCCTTCATGAAGGAAATGTCATCCCAAAGGCCCGACGAAAAAAACAGGAGCAGAAGCAGTGCAGCGATTACAACAAGAGCCATGCGGATAAGCGGGCGCAAATGAAGCCGCACAAGACTGTCTGTAACGTAAAGCATCGCTGCAAAGAGAAGCAGCCAGAAGCCGGAAGCTGGAGAAACACGGGCGTAATTATTGCCTTCCGGGGCCAGATGGGATGCGGAAAGTCCTATTGTGACGAACACAACCGCAAGCATTGCAAGGCTCGCACCAAGCCTGATAGCGGGGCGTTCGCAGAAAACCGCTGCAATCAGGCTTGCGACAATGATCGCCACCAGTATTGTTGCCGCCACCATTGGCAGGGCGTCGAAAATGAAGCGCGGTTCGCCCGGCACGATGCGGTTGGCCCGGAATGTCGCGAAGGGAAGCAAAAGTCCCGCCGCGCCCAAAAATGCGAAAGTCAGCCCCAGCCGGTCTAAGCGGGGGATCGAATTTGCAGTGATGAGACGATGCGCTGCTGTGTTAGCCGACAACTGTCATCCACCCTGTCATCTACCTCGGTGCCTATTTGATAAAGCCATTCTTGGCCAGAAAATCTTCCGCCACAGCCTTTGCAGGCTCTCCGCCAAGCTGCACGCGACCGTTAAGGTCCTGCAGGGTGGCAAGGTCGAGCTTTTCAAAAACTGGCTTCAAAAGCGTTTCGATCTCCGGGTTCTTTTTCAGCGTCTCCTCACGGATGATCGGGGCTGGCTGGTAGACCGGCTGCACGTGTTTGTCGTCTTCGAGCACCACGAGGTCCGAAGGTGCGATACCACCATCCGTACCATAGACCATGGCCGCATTTGCACCATTTGTCTGGTTGGCAGCCGCGGCAATGGTGGCTGCCGTATCACCGCCCGAAAGGGTGATGAGCTGGTCCGGCTTGAGCGTAAATTGATAAGTCGTCTGGAACGCGGGCAGGGCTGCAGCCGAGTTCACAAATTCCGCAGAGGCTGCAAGTACGGCCTTACCCCCATCTGCCACGTATTTTCCAAAATCGCTGAGGTTCGCAAGCTTGTTTTCGTCAGCCACATCTTTGCGAATGGCAATGCCCCAGGTGTTGTTGGCGGGCGAGGGCGCAAGCCAGACGATTTTGTTGGCATCATAATCGAGCTTCTTGGCGGATTCATAGGCCTTGGCCGGGTCTTTCCAGAGCGGATCATCCGCTTTATTGAAAAAGAAAGCGGCATTGCCGGTATATTCGGGGTAGATATCGATTTCACCTGCGCTGATGGCCTTGCGGACTACGGGCGTCGCACCAAGCTGGATGCGGTCGGTGGTCTTGATATTGTTGGCATTGAGCAAGCTAAGAATGATGTTGCCCAGAACACCGCCTTCCGTATCGATCTTGGAGGAGACCACGACCTGTGCCTGTGCGCTGGTCGCAAATCCGGCACTTGCCATCAGCAAAATGACGCCCCATTTTCTGAAAAACCCTTGATACGACATGTTTGTCTTTTGCCTCGCTCAATATAATGGCGCGTTGATCTGTACGAAACCGTCCGCACCTTTTCTGTAGAATAAAATATAGCAGACACGCGAAAAGGAAACCGTGTCGTGTAATTCTGCTGACAACCGAACAAACAGGCGTGAATTTGGTTCCCGGTCACCTTGAATGAAATAAAGCTGGAAGCGGTCGCTT
It encodes:
- the repA gene encoding plasmid partitioning protein RepA — its product is MNIANSAAATLSFDDMILEQGREISRKLNLLRHENFPPNARKNLRQFSMAEAAYFLGVSPSNLKKLHLEGKGVEPIILSGGRRAYTVEQVQELRQWLDQNGRAEVKRYVPHRRLHEKMQVIGVVNFKGGSGKTTTAAHLAQHMALTGHRVLAIDLDPQASLSALHGIQPELDEFPSLYEAIRYDSEKKPIRDIIRQTNFPGLDIIPAMLELQEYEYDTPLAMQNGGEGKTFWNRIARTLAEVDDTYDVVIIDCPPQLGYLTLTALSAATSVLITVHPQMLDLMSMSQFLLMLGDILKTVRQAGGTVHLDWFRYLITRYEPTDVPQAQMVGFMQSMLASHMLQHQMLKSTAISDAGLTKQTLYEVERSSMNRVTYDRAMESMESVNSEIRGLIHAAWGR
- the repB gene encoding plasmid partitioning protein RepB, translated to MARKNIFESVMRDEPVAEQAVPPAGAVSRRFGAAKSLSASIDELAKQASWKLDGETVVELDPNGLDESFVADRLPDTDDEDYKSLLEVIRERGQDSPILVRPHPEASDRYMIVFGHRRARVARELGIKVKAVIKPLADLEHILSQGQENSARANLSFIERVLFAARLEGRGFDRNAIQAALTVDYQTLSKMLTIPKAIPEDILFSVGPAKGIGRDRWLELRKLIEIPGKLDAARELLATDIFSKATSGERFEQLYGYLKGSTSKRPVTKAASRPGSTWTASDRSVSAVFKQSGKSATLALSATNGPRFAQWLSHNLDALYTAFQDDEER
- the repC gene encoding plasmid replication protein RepC, which encodes MEMQLASTPFGSRRMTAALFSVQQNVQQMPQGLKADKWQLYKWLCEAKDSYAVSDRSLGVLSALLSFHPQQELSASDRLIVFPSNKHLALRAHGMADATLRRHLSALVEAGFIARQDSPNGKRYARRAKGGEMQIAFGFSLAPLLARAHELETAAERVRSEKAALRELRERLTLLRRDITKLITFAMTENLSGNWNDIHSRFRAIVETIPRRTQHSTLVRLVESMESLFAEIDNLLNNNKNVEILSGNESQNERQQIESKPDSQYEEVNVKNSKSISDKRLVSQEPDISLDMVLRACPEIQTYASHPIRQWHQLIETAEKIRGFIGIDTKLYCLANKMLGACNTAITIAYILERYDNIQSPGGYLRILTQKAALGEFTIKAVVAGALHKKYRRE
- a CDS encoding ABC transporter permease, which gives rise to MKTAFLLLPRLMLFVVLLFFLVKPQLFEPLLRPLVDEGMPVIYDRANLMILTLQHLALVAIATLGSAVIAIAMAIFVTRKWGAEFLPLSRSLVNIGQTFPPVAVLALAVPIFGFGDKPTLIALFLYGMLPIFENTLTGLTTLPSPVVEAARGMGMTGLQRLVKVELPLALPIILAGIRLTAIIGLGTATIGSTVAAKTLGEVIIAGLISNNLSFIVQGGLVVAALAVLVFGLFQAFEHHLVKRSDGQIET
- a CDS encoding ABC transporter ATP-binding protein encodes the protein MIEFDRITKTYQDRTVVDHVSFTVEPRSVVAIVGTSGSGKTTLLRMVNRLVEPTDGEIRIDGKNNHDTPGHELRRHIGYAIQQHGLFPHRSVAENIATVPALLRWTKKRIHARVDELLDLFQLDPQEYRDRYPHELSGGQQQRIGVARALAAGPNILLMDEPFGALDPVIRAKAQEDLKSIQRRLGTTILLVTHDMEEAISLGDTIAVMDDGQLLQYGTPAEILMHPATDFVEKLIGTGERPFRLLSLNDLKTVLQPGDASGSPISVTASQRDALAELLWSGRKALPVLDGDNRPLGCVTLDRLLRQAGRET
- a CDS encoding ABC transporter permease, which produces MSANTAAHRLITANSIPRLDRLGLTFAFLGAAGLLLPFATFRANRIVPGEPRFIFDALPMVAATILVAIIVASLIAAVFCERPAIRLGASLAMLAVVFVTIGLSASHLAPEGNNYARVSPASGFWLLLFAAMLYVTDSLVRLHLRPLIRMALVVIAALLLLLFFSSGLWDDISFMKEYQGRADSFWNEARNHIELALGSLTAATLVGIPLGLLCHHFPKLRALVLNTLNIVQTIPSMALFGLLIAPLSWFALQFPFAASLGIRGIGTAPAFIALFLYSLLPIVANTVAGLASVPEPIRDAARGMGMTRMQRLFKTELPLALPVILTGIRIVMVQNIGLTTIAALIGGGGFGVFIFQGIGQTAMDLVLLGALPTVLLAFAAGAILDALIEITDKEKG
- a CDS encoding ABC transporter substrate-binding protein gives rise to the protein MSYQGFFRKWGVILLMASAGFATSAQAQVVVSSKIDTEGGVLGNIILSLLNANNIKTTDRIQLGATPVVRKAISAGEIDIYPEYTGNAAFFFNKADDPLWKDPAKAYESAKKLDYDANKIVWLAPSPANNTWGIAIRKDVADENKLANLSDFGKYVADGGKAVLAASAEFVNSAAALPAFQTTYQFTLKPDQLITLSGGDTAATIAAAANQTNGANAAMVYGTDGGIAPSDLVVLEDDKHVQPVYQPAPIIREETLKKNPEIETLLKPVFEKLDLATLQDLNGRVQLGGEPAKAVAEDFLAKNGFIK